A single region of the Plantactinospora soyae genome encodes:
- a CDS encoding peptidase inhibitor family I36 protein: MRSPKRILAAFGATAMLTTALVGVTAAPASADPCPSGATCAYTSTNWVGAPGPVYGDNRDLSGFAKWAGAESIYNNGTSCNVYVYSGTGYGGIRYPLNRGTGWTTLSGSSLWHHAYSNRWYGC; this comes from the coding sequence ATGCGTTCACCGAAACGGATCCTCGCGGCGTTCGGCGCGACAGCCATGCTGACCACCGCGCTGGTCGGCGTCACCGCCGCACCGGCCAGCGCAGACCCCTGTCCCTCGGGGGCGACCTGCGCCTACACCTCGACGAACTGGGTCGGCGCGCCCGGCCCGGTGTACGGCGACAACCGGGACCTGTCCGGCTTCGCCAAATGGGCGGGCGCGGAATCGATCTACAACAACGGCACGAGCTGCAACGTCTACGTCTACTCCGGCACCGGCTACGGCGGCATCCGTTACCCGCTCAACCGCGGCACGGGCTGGACGACGCTGAGCGGTTCGAGCCTGTGGCACCACGCCTACAGCAACCGCTGGTACGGCTGCTGA